In Gambusia affinis linkage group LG08, SWU_Gaff_1.0, whole genome shotgun sequence, a single window of DNA contains:
- the tnni4b.2 gene encoding troponin I4b, tandem duplicate 2 isoform X1, protein MSEALRKSKISASRRLHLKTKLLKTAAVMLEKTKVERIQQKEVTLTEKVPPLQLSGLSVQDLQTLCKELHCKIDVADAERYDIEAKVAKNIKEIEDLNRKVFELKGKMKRPALKRVKISADAMLGALLGSKVKESVDFKVNLKTVKKEEEKKEEVTDWRKNVEAMSGMEGRKKLFNANQ, encoded by the exons atgtctGAAGC ACTG aGAAAATCAAAGATCTCTGCGTCTCGAAGGCTACATCTTAAG ACCAAGCTGCTGAAAACAGCAGCGGTGATGTTGGAGAAGACCAAGGTGGAGAGGATTCAGCAGAAAGAAGTCACTCTCACAGAGAAAGTTCCTCCTCTCCAGCTGTCTGGTTTGTCTGTTCAGGACCTCCAG ACGTTGTGCAAAGAGCTGCACTGCAAGATAGATGTGGCAGATGCAGAACGGTACGACATCGAAGCTAAGGTGGCCAAAAACATCAAGGAG ATTGAGGATCTCAATCGGAAGGTCTTTGAGCTGAAGGGTAAGATGAAGCGACCAGCTCTGAAGAGAGTGAAGATCTCTGCTGACGCCATGCTGGGAGCTCTGCTGGGTTCAAAGGTTAAAGAGAGTGTGGACTTTAAAGTCAACCTCAAGACTgtgaagaaagaggaggaaaag AAGGAGGAAGTGACAGACTGGAGGAAGAACGTGGAAGCCATGTCCGGAATGGAGGGCAGGAAGAAGCTTTTCAATGCCAACCAGTAG
- the tnni4b.2 gene encoding troponin I4b, tandem duplicate 2 isoform X2 gives MLEKTKVERIQQKEVTLTEKVPPLQLSGLSVQDLQTLCKELHCKIDVADAERYDIEAKVAKNIKEIEDLNRKVFELKGKMKRPALKRVKISADAMLGALLGSKVKESVDFKVNLKTVKKEEEKKEEVTDWRKNVEAMSGMEGRKKLFNANQ, from the exons ATGTTGGAGAAGACCAAGGTGGAGAGGATTCAGCAGAAAGAAGTCACTCTCACAGAGAAAGTTCCTCCTCTCCAGCTGTCTGGTTTGTCTGTTCAGGACCTCCAG ACGTTGTGCAAAGAGCTGCACTGCAAGATAGATGTGGCAGATGCAGAACGGTACGACATCGAAGCTAAGGTGGCCAAAAACATCAAGGAG ATTGAGGATCTCAATCGGAAGGTCTTTGAGCTGAAGGGTAAGATGAAGCGACCAGCTCTGAAGAGAGTGAAGATCTCTGCTGACGCCATGCTGGGAGCTCTGCTGGGTTCAAAGGTTAAAGAGAGTGTGGACTTTAAAGTCAACCTCAAGACTgtgaagaaagaggaggaaaag AAGGAGGAAGTGACAGACTGGAGGAAGAACGTGGAAGCCATGTCCGGAATGGAGGGCAGGAAGAAGCTTTTCAATGCCAACCAGTAG
- the LOC122835779 gene encoding troponin I, slow skeletal muscle-like gives MSEGPRKPKRKFAATRRLLIKGKLLKKAASMLVAESREKELEKERVVNESVPPLKLSGLSVQELQELCKDLHQKLDVIDEARYDIQIKVNKNENEIVSLKQKIIELKGMKKPSLKRVKKTTDDMLGACTDASKLKKADFKANLKTVKKEDDKKEEVTDWRKNVEALSGMEGRKKLFNAAQCNNAHIK, from the exons ATGTCTGAGGG ACCG aGAAAGCCAAAAAGGAAATTTGCAGCCACACGTCGACTGCTAATAAAA GGTAAGCTGCTGAAGAAGGCAGCTTCTATGCTGGTTGCTGAAAGTCGAGAGAAAGAACTGGAGAAAGAAAGAGTTGTGAATGAGAGCGTTCCTCCGCTGAAGCTGTCAGGACTGTCAGTCCAGGAACTCCAG gaACTTTGCAAAGACTTACACCAGAAGCTGGATGTCATTGACGAGGCGCGCTACGACATACAAATTAAAGTCAACAAAAATGAGAATGAG ATTGTGTCACTGAAACAGAAGATCATCGAGTTGAAGGGGATGAAGAAGCCCAGCCTGAAGAGAGTGAAGAAAACCACAGACGACATGCTGGGCGCGTGCACGGACGCCTCCAAACTCAAGAAGGCCGACTTCAAGGCAAACCTCAAGACGGTGAAAAAAGAAGACGATAAG AAGGAAGAAGTCACCGACTGGCGTAAGAATGTGGAGGCCCTCTCTGGGATGGAGGGCAGGAAGAAGCTATTTAATGCAGCACAATGCAACAACGCACATATTAAATAA